Proteins from one Mycobacterium sp. SMC-2 genomic window:
- a CDS encoding NAD(P)/FAD-dependent oxidoreductase → MPDCDAIVVGAGHNGLTAAAVLQRAGLRTLCLEANTYAGGMAATVELIDGFRYEIAGSVQFPTASQITKDLGLDTLPTVEPEVMSTNIGDHGEEPMVFYRDPLRLMTHLAERHGMEAVTGMAELISWSQGPAKALGRFDVRTPPKTLDEMYACAASDAERRAIHEMLFGSAMDVIDRYLPDKDKHAVMRGMLAFLAINSTYRGPYTPGSATCLAFALAVPQNDSASTAMMTKLKGGIGALTDHLCELFVSHGGEIRFRNKVEQILVEHSAVTGVRLRDGSTITAPIVVSNLAPDVTLTELVAPEHVPAELISRLSSRDHRASFVQIHFALDGLPEFAPPYEFLNEEGMQQSVGIFGAPEEQQLHWENCRRGVVPDNPSMGMQIPSVHDPSMAPPGKHAASAFAYAFPVEVDRQDHGRLKNVMAQRVIDKITRLAPNFKDIVIRHITFAPYHMNTMFGAPAGDFCHGLLHPDLMGPNRPGPKGFLDFPIPIGGLYLGGAGCHGGPGITFTPGYNAGYQALDDMA, encoded by the coding sequence ATGCCGGACTGTGACGCGATAGTCGTGGGAGCCGGGCACAACGGATTGACCGCCGCCGCGGTCCTGCAGCGCGCGGGCCTCCGAACGCTGTGCCTGGAAGCCAACACGTACGCGGGCGGCATGGCCGCGACCGTCGAACTGATCGACGGCTTCCGGTACGAGATCGCCGGCTCGGTGCAGTTCCCGACGGCCAGCCAGATCACCAAGGATCTGGGGCTGGACACCCTGCCCACGGTCGAGCCGGAGGTGATGTCCACCAACATCGGCGACCACGGCGAGGAGCCGATGGTCTTCTACCGCGACCCGCTGCGGCTGATGACGCACCTGGCCGAGAGGCACGGCATGGAAGCCGTTACCGGCATGGCCGAATTGATCAGCTGGAGCCAGGGCCCCGCAAAGGCCCTGGGCCGCTTCGATGTCCGCACACCGCCCAAGACCCTCGACGAGATGTATGCCTGCGCCGCCAGCGACGCCGAACGGCGGGCGATACACGAGATGTTGTTCGGGTCGGCGATGGACGTCATCGACCGCTACCTGCCCGACAAGGACAAGCACGCGGTCATGCGGGGGATGCTCGCGTTCCTGGCGATCAACTCCACCTACCGCGGCCCCTACACGCCGGGCAGCGCCACCTGCCTGGCCTTCGCGTTAGCCGTCCCCCAAAACGACTCGGCCAGCACGGCGATGATGACCAAGCTCAAGGGCGGCATCGGCGCGCTCACCGACCACTTGTGTGAGCTTTTCGTCTCCCACGGCGGTGAGATCCGCTTCCGCAACAAGGTGGAACAGATCCTGGTCGAGCACAGCGCGGTGACCGGGGTGCGGTTGCGCGACGGGTCGACCATCACGGCCCCGATCGTGGTCTCCAACCTCGCGCCCGACGTCACGCTCACCGAGCTGGTCGCGCCGGAACATGTTCCGGCGGAGCTGATCTCGCGGCTTTCCAGCCGCGATCACCGGGCCTCCTTCGTGCAGATTCACTTCGCCCTCGATGGATTGCCCGAATTCGCGCCGCCGTATGAGTTTTTGAACGAAGAAGGCATGCAGCAGTCGGTCGGGATTTTCGGCGCCCCGGAGGAACAACAGCTGCACTGGGAGAACTGCCGTCGGGGCGTCGTCCCGGACAACCCGTCGATGGGAATGCAGATCCCGTCCGTGCACGATCCGAGCATGGCGCCGCCCGGTAAGCACGCCGCGAGCGCCTTCGCCTACGCCTTCCCGGTGGAAGTCGATCGCCAGGACCACGGGCGGCTCAAAAACGTGATGGCACAACGTGTTATCGACAAGATCACTCGGCTGGCCCCGAACTTCAAGGACATCGTGATCCGGCACATCACGTTCGCGCCCTACCACATGAACACGATGTTCGGCGCGCCCGCCGGCGACTTCTGCCACGGCCTGCTGCATCCGGACTTGATGGGACCGAACAGGCCCGGCCCCAAGGGATTTCTCGACTTCCCGATTCCCATCGGCGGTCTCTACCTGGGCGGCGCGGGATGTCACGGGGGCCCGGGTATCACGTTCACACCCGGCTACAACGCCGGCTATCAGGCCCTCGACGATATGGCCTGA
- a CDS encoding phage holin family protein produces MGPFLLRAALTGFALWLVTKFVHGITFVGGDTNLERVGIIFVVAVIFGLVNAFIKPIVQILSIPLYILTLGLFHVVVNALMLWITARITEHTTHWGLQIDHFWWTAIWAAIVLSIVSWLLSLVISDVGRRTRA; encoded by the coding sequence CCGGCTTCGCGCTCTGGCTGGTCACCAAGTTCGTCCACGGGATCACGTTCGTCGGCGGTGACACCAACCTGGAGCGGGTCGGCATCATCTTCGTCGTCGCCGTCATCTTCGGTCTGGTCAACGCGTTCATCAAGCCGATCGTTCAGATCTTGTCGATCCCGCTGTACATCCTGACCCTCGGCTTGTTCCATGTCGTCGTCAACGCGCTGATGTTGTGGATCACCGCCCGGATCACCGAGCACACCACACATTGGGGCCTGCAAATCGATCATTTTTGGTGGACGGCGATCTGGGCGGCCATCGTGTTGTCCATCGTCAGCTGGCTGCTGTCGCTGGTGATCAGCGACGTCGGGCGCCGCACCCGCGCCTGA
- a CDS encoding class I adenylate-forming enzyme family protein — MNIGTMLEAAATGDPRRVALIVNGRAIGYGELAATVRRCAAALADRGVVAGQRVAVVDGGSVLSISAVLGAARIGAAAALMNPALTPPELHGLLTGAGCAEVAVAGEPYAERLHEAGASTVLTVGDLPEGARSSAPPGDGADRDALVLFTSGTTGLPKAVGISGRQLARRIIGMAAPFRADATPSVGMMCVPFFHVGGALGTLGSLYSGNTSVVQSRFDAGEWLRLVSEHRVTTTFLVPTMLQRILDHPDFAAADLSSLVAIAYGAAAAPVSLVRRAMAALPHVAFANVFGQTETLGAYTTLLPADHRDPARAGSVGRPLPGVEVRVVDPETGDDVEPGTVGELWVNTTQNVTEGWLRTGDLARRDADGYIFPSGRLSDTINRGGEKFGPIEVEDALRSHPAVRDVAVAGIADDELGQRVGVAVVARAPVTLEQLRSHCRELIAYFKLPERMVIVDSIPYSSTGKVSRRQLAALIAKES; from the coding sequence ATGAATATCGGAACGATGCTCGAGGCCGCGGCGACGGGTGATCCCCGTCGCGTTGCCCTCATCGTCAACGGGCGCGCGATCGGTTACGGCGAGCTCGCCGCGACCGTGCGTCGGTGCGCCGCAGCCCTGGCGGACCGTGGGGTGGTGGCCGGCCAACGCGTCGCGGTCGTCGACGGCGGAAGCGTGCTCTCGATCTCGGCCGTGTTGGGGGCGGCTCGCATCGGAGCCGCGGCCGCGCTGATGAATCCGGCGCTGACCCCGCCCGAGCTGCACGGGCTATTGACGGGCGCGGGCTGTGCCGAGGTGGCCGTCGCGGGGGAGCCGTACGCCGAGCGGCTCCACGAGGCCGGCGCGTCAACGGTATTGACGGTCGGCGACCTGCCCGAGGGCGCCCGTTCGTCGGCGCCGCCCGGCGACGGCGCCGACCGCGACGCCTTGGTGCTATTCACCAGCGGGACAACGGGATTGCCGAAGGCGGTCGGAATCAGCGGCCGGCAGCTGGCAAGGCGGATCATCGGGATGGCGGCCCCGTTCCGGGCCGACGCCACACCCTCGGTGGGGATGATGTGCGTTCCGTTCTTCCACGTCGGGGGCGCACTCGGCACGCTCGGCAGCCTGTATTCGGGCAATACGTCGGTGGTACAGAGCCGATTTGATGCCGGTGAGTGGCTGCGCCTGGTTTCCGAGCATCGGGTCACCACCACGTTTCTGGTTCCCACGATGCTGCAGCGCATTCTCGACCATCCGGACTTCGCCGCCGCCGACTTGTCGTCCTTGGTCGCCATCGCCTACGGGGCCGCCGCCGCGCCCGTCAGTTTGGTGCGCCGGGCGATGGCCGCCCTGCCGCATGTCGCCTTCGCCAACGTGTTCGGCCAGACGGAGACCCTCGGCGCCTATACGACACTGTTGCCCGCCGATCACCGTGATCCGGCACGCGCGGGATCCGTCGGCCGGCCGCTGCCCGGGGTCGAGGTGCGCGTGGTGGACCCCGAGACGGGAGACGACGTCGAGCCCGGAACGGTCGGCGAGTTGTGGGTGAACACCACCCAGAACGTCACCGAGGGCTGGCTGCGCACGGGCGACCTCGCCCGCCGGGACGCCGACGGCTACATCTTCCCGAGCGGACGGCTTAGCGACACCATCAACCGCGGGGGAGAGAAGTTCGGGCCGATCGAAGTGGAGGACGCGCTGCGTTCGCACCCGGCGGTGCGGGACGTCGCGGTCGCCGGGATCGCCGACGACGAGCTCGGCCAGCGGGTGGGGGTCGCGGTGGTGGCCCGCGCCCCGGTGACTCTCGAGCAGCTGCGGTCGCACTGCCGCGAGTTGATCGCCTACTTCAAGCTGCCCGAGCGGATGGTGATCGTCGACAGCATCCCCTACAGCTCTACCGGCAAGGTAAGCCGCCGGCAGCTGGCCGCGCTGATCGCCAAAGAATCTTGA
- a CDS encoding nitroreductase family protein: MDLATVDELLSTTRSVRRRLDLNRPVGRDVILECIRLAMQAPTASNAQDWRWLVITDPGKRAAIAEIYRSVGADYLARAVKKASDPQTRRVYASALSLTDTLGKVPVHVIPCLASRIDNSSLLTAASAWASIIPAGWSFMLALRSRGLGSVWTTMHLAKEREVAELLGVPDTATQAALFPVAYTIGTDFRPTARPPAETVTFWDSWGDG; this comes from the coding sequence ATGGACCTAGCCACGGTCGACGAATTGCTGTCGACGACGCGGTCGGTGCGTAGGCGGCTCGACCTGAACCGGCCGGTCGGCCGCGACGTGATCCTCGAGTGCATCCGGCTGGCCATGCAGGCGCCCACCGCGAGCAACGCGCAGGACTGGCGGTGGCTGGTGATCACCGATCCCGGCAAGCGGGCCGCCATCGCCGAGATCTACCGCAGCGTCGGGGCCGACTATCTGGCGCGCGCCGTCAAGAAAGCGTCGGACCCGCAGACCCGGCGGGTGTACGCCAGCGCGCTGAGCCTGACCGACACGCTGGGCAAGGTTCCCGTGCATGTGATCCCATGCCTGGCGAGCCGCATCGACAATTCCAGCCTCTTGACCGCCGCGTCGGCTTGGGCGTCGATCATCCCGGCGGGCTGGAGCTTCATGCTGGCCCTGCGTTCCCGCGGGCTGGGATCGGTGTGGACGACGATGCATCTGGCCAAGGAACGAGAAGTGGCCGAGCTGCTCGGCGTCCCGGACACGGCCACGCAGGCCGCGCTGTTCCCGGTGGCCTACACGATTGGCACCGACTTCCGGCCGACGGCGCGGCCGCCCGCGGAGACCGTGACGTTCTGGGATAGCTGGGGAGACGGCTGA
- a CDS encoding carboxymuconolactone decarboxylase family protein, which yields MARLNVPDGPGGEAAMIWTLRPQLGDMVERMIRGAYQQSVLPTDERELARMRIAQINDCAACSGFRAQSVLDAGVPPELYDNVAAYASYPGYTARQRLAIEYAERFATDHASLDDAFFGRLRESFSDPEILDLTLCVAVFLGLGRSLTVLGVDQSCAIDL from the coding sequence ATGGCCCGTCTCAACGTGCCGGATGGCCCGGGCGGCGAAGCCGCCATGATCTGGACGCTGCGGCCGCAACTCGGCGACATGGTGGAGCGGATGATCCGCGGCGCATACCAGCAGAGCGTCCTGCCGACCGACGAGCGCGAGTTGGCCAGGATGCGCATCGCGCAGATCAACGACTGCGCCGCCTGCTCCGGCTTTCGCGCCCAATCCGTGCTGGACGCCGGCGTCCCGCCGGAGCTGTACGACAACGTTGCCGCGTACGCCAGCTACCCGGGCTATACGGCGCGCCAACGGCTTGCCATCGAGTACGCCGAGCGCTTCGCCACCGACCACGCGTCGCTGGACGACGCCTTCTTTGGTCGGCTGCGGGAGTCGTTCTCCGACCCCGAAATCCTGGATCTCACCCTCTGCGTGGCGGTGTTTCTCGGGCTGGGCCGCTCATTGACGGTGTTGGGTGTCGATCAGTCCTGCGCCATCGATCTCTAG
- a CDS encoding TetR/AcrR family transcriptional regulator, which produces MSAPTNRHELRRRSTHEALRRAALKCSARKGFANVTVTELAREAGVTERTFFRHFPTKEAVLFQDYETQLEWLAEALAGRPAAESLFDAVLASVAAFPHDLEVVRQAATARAELISAERIAGHLRVVQASFAQVLTDFVKGRNPGAANIDLLAEVTGSALAAALVVTVEHWGRNGCTGDLGELVAASLELLRSGLAFPPR; this is translated from the coding sequence ATGAGTGCGCCGACGAACCGCCACGAACTACGCCGACGATCGACGCACGAGGCGCTGCGTCGGGCGGCATTGAAGTGCTCTGCGCGCAAGGGATTCGCCAACGTCACCGTGACCGAGCTGGCCCGGGAGGCCGGCGTCACCGAGCGGACCTTCTTCCGCCACTTCCCCACCAAGGAGGCGGTGCTCTTCCAGGACTACGAAACGCAGCTGGAGTGGCTGGCCGAGGCGCTCGCCGGCCGCCCCGCCGCCGAATCGCTCTTCGATGCGGTGCTGGCGAGCGTCGCGGCCTTCCCGCACGACCTGGAGGTCGTCCGCCAGGCCGCGACGGCACGCGCGGAACTGATCAGCGCCGAGCGCATTGCCGGTCATCTGCGCGTCGTGCAAGCGTCGTTCGCGCAAGTGCTGACCGACTTCGTCAAGGGCCGCAATCCGGGCGCGGCGAACATCGATCTGCTCGCCGAGGTCACCGGCTCAGCCCTCGCCGCCGCCCTCGTTGTAACAGTGGAGCATTGGGGCCGCAACGGCTGCACCGGCGACCTCGGCGAACTGGTTGCGGCCAGCCTCGAGCTGCTGCGCTCGGGTTTGGCCTTCCCGCCCCGTTGA
- a CDS encoding YbhB/YbcL family Raf kinase inhibitor-like protein: MESTLVRSFHRIAAVMVGLAIIVALAGCGGHDGTPMTGPSTPKVTTLGRTVAAAPPDGPLTITSPAFTDGAPIPVQYTCKGANIPPPLAWSAPSGAALVVDDPDAVNGLYVHWIVVGIAPGPGSTSDGQTPAGATTLPNTGGQRAYMGPCPPAGTGTHHYRFTLYQLPNDYQLPGGLGGVRAAQTIANAATAQAQLTGTFGG; the protein is encoded by the coding sequence ATGGAATCGACACTCGTGCGCAGCTTTCACCGCATCGCCGCCGTCATGGTCGGCCTGGCGATCATCGTCGCGCTGGCCGGTTGCGGTGGCCACGACGGCACCCCCATGACGGGGCCGTCGACGCCGAAGGTGACGACCCTGGGGCGGACCGTCGCGGCCGCGCCCCCCGACGGGCCGTTGACCATCACCAGTCCGGCGTTCACCGACGGTGCGCCGATCCCCGTGCAATACACCTGCAAGGGGGCCAATATCCCGCCGCCACTGGCGTGGTCGGCGCCGTCGGGTGCGGCGCTCGTGGTCGACGACCCGGATGCCGTCAACGGGCTGTACGTGCACTGGATCGTGGTCGGAATCGCGCCAGGTCCCGGCAGCACGTCCGACGGCCAGACGCCGGCCGGCGCGACCACCTTGCCGAACACGGGCGGACAGCGCGCATACATGGGTCCCTGCCCGCCGGCGGGGACCGGCACGCACCATTACCGCTTCACCCTCTACCAGCTTCCCAACGACTATCAGCTGCCAGGTGGCCTCGGTGGCGTCCGCGCGGCGCAGACCATCGCCAACGCCGCGACCGCGCAGGCGCAGCTCACCGGAACGTTCGGAGGCTGA
- a CDS encoding enoyl-CoA hydratase/isomerase family protein: MSIDYVLDAHVATITINRPETRNSLDMQHFRDLAHAWATFRDDINAWVAVITGVGQDFCTGADLKKFIPELTGDLPQPAGWNKDDAIHAVLHRFPVYKPIIAAVNGTCVAGGFEMLSSTDIRIAVPAARFAVMEPKRGLFAGGGSTVRLPRQMPYPLAMELLLTADMVDADRALAMGLVNRVVPPERLMDTAYDYAERIAANAPLAVFATKQSAVEGLALDLESAYDNETRHSDRIFETQDAKEGPRAFAEKRPPRWQGR; the protein is encoded by the coding sequence GTGAGCATCGACTACGTGCTGGACGCTCACGTGGCCACCATCACGATAAACCGTCCCGAGACACGCAACTCGCTCGACATGCAGCATTTCCGCGACCTGGCCCACGCGTGGGCGACGTTCCGGGACGACATCAACGCCTGGGTGGCGGTGATCACCGGTGTCGGGCAAGACTTTTGCACCGGCGCCGACCTGAAGAAGTTCATCCCCGAACTCACCGGCGACCTGCCGCAACCCGCCGGGTGGAACAAGGACGACGCCATCCACGCGGTCCTGCACCGCTTTCCCGTCTACAAGCCGATCATCGCCGCGGTCAACGGCACCTGCGTCGCGGGCGGCTTCGAGATGTTGAGCTCCACCGACATCCGAATCGCCGTGCCCGCCGCGCGATTCGCGGTGATGGAGCCCAAGCGGGGCCTTTTCGCCGGCGGCGGGAGCACGGTGCGGCTGCCACGTCAGATGCCCTACCCGCTGGCGATGGAGCTGCTGCTGACCGCCGACATGGTGGACGCCGACCGGGCTCTGGCGATGGGACTGGTCAACCGCGTCGTCCCACCGGAGCGTCTGATGGACACCGCGTACGACTACGCCGAGCGCATCGCGGCGAACGCACCGCTCGCGGTCTTCGCGACGAAGCAGTCCGCCGTCGAGGGTTTGGCCCTCGACCTCGAGTCGGCGTACGACAACGAAACCCGGCACAGCGACCGCATTTTCGAGACGCAGGACGCCAAGGAAGGACCGCGCGCCTTCGCCGAGAAGCGACCGCCGCGGTGGCAGGGCCGCTGA
- a CDS encoding FAD-dependent oxidoreductase, which translates to MASAQEVVVIGAGVSGLTSAVCLAEAGWPVRVWTADMPQRTTSKVAGAVWLPPRPAERAGDTLDWTEYSLRVFSDLASDPGSGVQLAPALAVGEMTATEAMSSAAALIPDLRPAAPTDLPDGFGKGFRATLPMIDMPHYLDYLTRRLSAAGCEIEERPVRSLAEAADAAPVVVNCAGLAAGPLTGDDTVGPLFGQHVVLANPGLRQLFLEINGGPEWTCYFPHPQRVVCGGISIPGRWDTAADPGLTERILSRCREIEPRLAEAEVIETITGLRPDRPSVRVEAEPLGRARCIHNYGHGGNGVTLSWGCARDVVRLAGQREAA; encoded by the coding sequence GTGGCCAGCGCGCAAGAGGTAGTCGTCATCGGCGCCGGAGTCAGCGGGCTGACGTCGGCCGTGTGCCTGGCCGAGGCCGGCTGGCCGGTGCGGGTGTGGACGGCCGACATGCCACAGCGGACGACCTCGAAGGTGGCAGGCGCGGTATGGCTGCCGCCGCGGCCGGCGGAACGTGCCGGCGACACACTGGATTGGACCGAGTACTCGCTGCGGGTGTTTAGCGATCTCGCCAGCGATCCCGGCTCCGGCGTTCAGCTGGCACCGGCACTGGCCGTCGGCGAAATGACTGCGACCGAGGCGATGTCGTCCGCCGCGGCGTTGATCCCCGACCTGCGGCCCGCCGCCCCGACGGACCTGCCTGACGGCTTCGGCAAGGGCTTTCGCGCCACGCTGCCGATGATCGACATGCCGCACTATCTCGACTACCTGACCCGGCGGCTGAGCGCGGCCGGCTGCGAAATCGAGGAGCGCCCGGTGCGGTCGCTGGCCGAGGCCGCCGACGCGGCGCCGGTCGTGGTCAACTGCGCCGGCCTCGCCGCGGGGCCGCTGACCGGTGACGACACCGTGGGCCCGCTGTTCGGCCAGCACGTCGTGCTCGCCAATCCCGGTCTGCGGCAACTATTTTTGGAGATCAACGGCGGCCCGGAATGGACCTGCTACTTCCCCCACCCGCAGCGCGTGGTGTGCGGCGGCATCAGCATCCCCGGCCGCTGGGACACCGCAGCGGATCCCGGCCTGACCGAGCGGATCCTAAGCCGCTGCCGCGAGATCGAGCCGCGGCTCGCCGAAGCCGAGGTGATAGAGACCATCACCGGGCTGCGTCCCGACCGCCCCTCGGTGCGGGTGGAGGCCGAGCCGCTGGGTCGGGCCCGCTGCATTCACAACTACGGCCACGGCGGCAACGGCGTGACCTTGTCGTGGGGTTGCGCGCGCGACGTGGTCCGCCTGGCCGGCCAGCGGGAGGCGGCGTGA
- a CDS encoding SRPBCC family protein — MQSYTVRFHVDAPPAKVWRVLHPPAPRGAPRPRVLEWPGGSMEILNEGNEAGEGLVRTCVYEVPKYLLSGGRARSWETVTEAQTNKLSRYVAVGAPLWSRAEGYHELEEQPDGTTVLTFHETYHAYNPVLRFLLERPVHARISRDNLKTYEHALGYAGRVRRLP, encoded by the coding sequence ATGCAGTCCTACACCGTGCGATTTCACGTCGATGCGCCGCCGGCGAAGGTGTGGCGGGTGCTGCATCCCCCCGCGCCGCGGGGCGCGCCGCGGCCGCGAGTCCTCGAATGGCCCGGCGGCAGCATGGAGATCCTCAACGAGGGCAACGAAGCCGGCGAGGGTTTGGTCCGCACGTGCGTCTACGAAGTGCCCAAGTACCTGCTCTCGGGCGGCAGGGCGCGGTCGTGGGAAACCGTCACGGAGGCCCAAACCAACAAACTGTCGCGTTACGTGGCGGTCGGCGCGCCGCTTTGGTCCCGGGCCGAGGGCTACCACGAACTCGAGGAGCAGCCGGACGGAACCACCGTGCTGACCTTCCACGAGACCTACCACGCCTACAACCCGGTGCTGCGGTTCCTGCTCGAACGGCCGGTGCACGCGAGAATTTCGCGCGACAACCTCAAGACGTATGAGCATGCGCTCGGCTATGCCGGCCGCGTGCGGCGGCTCCCCTAG